From one Triticum urartu cultivar G1812 chromosome 3, Tu2.1, whole genome shotgun sequence genomic stretch:
- the LOC125549103 gene encoding F-box protein At1g47340-like, with amino-acid sequence MGSMEMATGSMETALISDPTAKLPDDILVEIISRVPFKSTRCCKCVSTRWRDLIAHPDHRKKLPRSTLAGFFYKTYDMASRPHDLHGYRSVSGNWCPIDASLSFLPKCEEIDLLDCCNGLLLCRRSKPYPEEPDYVVCNPATEKWVTFPANEWSSESYARLGFDPAVSSHFYVFELVPAVALNWNLKYEYDIEEVGIYSSKAGGWTHQIEWDDPIEIRNFSGGTFLSGVLYLCSYNNLVAAIDVEGNCRFIPVPTLNDARCGPYIYASRGQLYVANYGAAEVSIWVLEDSSSEDYWTLKHNASYLQLFGSSSKEFYGVISAHPEDDVLFMTVETTLPGHRLQMKLFSYEIDSKELRFICDLGWTSRCPYLPYVPLFSESLADGH; translated from the coding sequence ATGGGATCCATGGAGATGGCGACGGGATCCATGGAGACGGCCCTCATCAGCGATCCTACGGCCAAGCTCCCCGACGACATCCTGGTCGAGATCATCTCGCGCGTGCCGTTCAAGTCCACCCGCTGCTGCAAGTGCGTCTCCACGCGCTGGCGGGACCTCATCGCCCACCCCGACCACCGCAAGAAGCTTCCCCGGTCGACCCTCGCCGGCTTCTTCTACAAAACCTACGACATGGCCAGCCGTCCACATGATTTGCATGGTTACCGAAGCGTCTCAGGGAACTGGTGCCCCATTGACGCCTCCCTCTCGTTCCTGCCAAAATGCGAGGAGATTGACTTGTTGGACTGCTGCAACGGCCTCCTCCTCTGTCGACGTTCGAAGCCTTATCCCGAGGAACCGGATTATGTGGTGTGCAATCCTGCCACTGAGAAATGGGTAACCTTCCCTGCCAATGAATGGTCCTCGGAATCGTATGCTCGCCTGGGATTTGATCCGGCCGTCTCCTCCCATTTCTATGTGTTCGAGTTGGTACCTGCTGTGGCTTTGAATTGGAATTTGAAGTATGAATATGACATCGAAGAGGTGGGGATCTACTCGTCCAAAGCTGGAGGTTGGACACATCAAATTGAATGGGACGATCCAATTGAGATACGCAACTTTTCAGGTGGCACATTTCTCAGTGGGGTGTTGTATTTATGTTCCTATAATAATTTGGTTGCAGCCATCGACGTGGAGGGAAACTGTCGTTTCATTCCTGTTCCTACTTTAAATGATGCTCGCTGTGGTCCTTATATTTATGCATCACGTGGACAATTGTATGTCGCAAATTATGGTGCTGCTGAAGTATCAATCTGGGTCCTTGAAGATTCTAGTAGTGAAGATTATTGGACCTTGAAGCACAATGCCAGCTACTTGCAACTGTTCGGTTCAAGCAGCAAGGAATTTTACGGTGTTATCTCAGCCCACCCAGAAGACGATGTGCTATTCATGACTGTTGAAACTACATTACCGGGGCACCGATTACAGATGAAATTATTTTCATACGAAATTGATTCTAAGGAGCTGCGTTTTATATGTGATCTTGGATGGACTTCCAGGTGCCCTTATCTTCCATATGTTCCTTTGTTCTCGGAGTCATTGGCAGATGGGCACTAA